A genomic region of Roseateles amylovorans contains the following coding sequences:
- a CDS encoding class I fructose-bisphosphate aldolase — protein sequence MNALATTAQALMAPGKGLLAMDESVSTCDRRLAACGIAPGDEARRRYRELLVSAPGLGERISGAILFEETLHQRNAEGVPLIEVLRAAGILLGIKVDIGTTPLPGHAGERVTEGLDALGARLGRHAALGARFAKWRAVLVIGTDLPSRACLQANAHALARYAVLCQAAGLVPIVEPEVMMQGDHGLARCAEVTEEVLCQVFTQLREQGAALDGLILKPNMVLPGASFPGPTSVGEVADATLDCLLRVVPAAVAGVAFLSGGQSPLLATERLNALHRHLKPPWPSTMGAPISHIAPWPLTFSFGRALQEPAMQRWAGDDAHRVDAQAALLHRARCNGAAALGRYQPAMEADGLPAAGPASWRT from the coding sequence ATGAACGCCCTGGCCACGACCGCGCAGGCCCTGATGGCGCCTGGCAAGGGGCTGTTGGCGATGGACGAGAGCGTCTCCACCTGCGACCGGCGCCTGGCCGCCTGCGGCATTGCCCCGGGCGACGAGGCGCGGCGTCGATACCGGGAGCTGCTGGTGTCCGCGCCCGGACTGGGCGAGCGCATCAGCGGCGCCATTCTGTTCGAGGAAACCCTGCACCAGCGCAACGCCGAGGGCGTGCCGCTCATCGAGGTGCTGCGCGCGGCCGGCATCCTGCTGGGCATCAAGGTGGACATCGGCACCACGCCGCTTCCCGGCCACGCGGGCGAACGGGTGACCGAAGGGCTGGATGCCTTGGGCGCGCGGCTCGGGCGTCATGCGGCGCTGGGGGCTCGATTCGCCAAGTGGCGGGCGGTGCTGGTGATCGGCACCGACCTGCCGAGCCGCGCCTGCCTCCAGGCAAATGCGCATGCCCTGGCCCGTTACGCGGTGCTGTGCCAGGCGGCGGGGTTGGTGCCCATCGTCGAGCCGGAGGTGATGATGCAAGGCGACCACGGCCTGGCCCGTTGTGCCGAGGTCACCGAGGAGGTGCTGTGCCAGGTGTTCACACAGCTTCGAGAGCAAGGCGCGGCCCTGGATGGTCTGATCCTCAAACCGAACATGGTGCTGCCGGGTGCGTCGTTTCCAGGTCCGACCTCAGTGGGCGAAGTGGCCGATGCCACGCTGGACTGCCTGCTGCGCGTGGTGCCGGCGGCGGTGGCCGGCGTGGCCTTTCTTTCCGGCGGGCAATCGCCACTGCTGGCGACCGAGCGCCTGAATGCCCTGCACCGCCACCTCAAGCCGCCATGGCCCAGCACGATGGGGGCGCCGATCAGCCACATCGCGCCGTGGCCGCTGACGTTTTCCTTCGGACGCGCGCTGCAGGAGCCGGCGATGCAACGGTGGGCCGGTGACGACGCCCATCGTGTCGATGCCCAGGCCGCCTTGCTGCATCGGGCGCGGTGCAACGGCGCGGCGGCACTCGGGCGGTACCAGCCTGCCATGGAGGCGGACGGGCTTCCGGCCGCCGGCCCCGCCTCCTGGCGCACCTGA
- a CDS encoding histidine phosphatase family protein: MRTSDMDICLVRHGETDWSLTGQHTGITDLGLTHHGQAQARRLAPRLRQLGIDHVRVSPRLRAQQTCALAGFADRSEIDPDLAEWDYGAYEGRRTVDILREVPDWDIWRDGCPGGETPEAVQHRIDRLLLRLARLSGRVALFAHGQLGAALAARWIGLPVSAGQHFSLQTASVSLLGVDPRRPDRRRIDLWNEAPPAEGKDGAA; the protein is encoded by the coding sequence ATGAGGACCTCCGACATGGACATCTGCCTGGTGCGACACGGCGAAACCGATTGGTCCTTGACCGGCCAGCACACCGGAATCACCGATCTGGGCCTCACCCACCACGGCCAGGCGCAGGCCCGGCGGTTGGCGCCGCGGCTTCGCCAACTGGGCATCGACCATGTGCGGGTGAGTCCGCGCCTGCGTGCGCAGCAGACCTGCGCGCTGGCCGGCTTCGCGGATCGCAGCGAGATCGATCCCGATCTGGCCGAATGGGACTATGGCGCTTACGAAGGCCGACGCACCGTCGACATCCTCCGCGAGGTGCCGGACTGGGACATCTGGCGAGACGGCTGCCCGGGCGGCGAAACGCCGGAGGCGGTGCAGCATCGAATCGATCGCCTGTTGCTCCGACTGGCGCGGTTGAGCGGCCGGGTAGCCCTGTTTGCGCATGGGCAGCTCGGTGCGGCCCTGGCGGCGCGATGGATCGGGCTGCCGGTGAGCGCCGGTCAGCATTTCAGTCTGCAGACCGCGTCGGTGAGCCTGCTGGGCGTGGATCCGCGCCGACCAGACCGCAGACGGATTGACCTCTGGAATGAAGCTCCGCCCGCCGAAGGCAAGGACGGCGCGGCGTGA